In Mustela nigripes isolate SB6536 chromosome 2, MUSNIG.SB6536, whole genome shotgun sequence, a single window of DNA contains:
- the ZNF502 gene encoding zinc finger protein 502 isoform X1, with protein MLNMQGAEERAVGREVCPGLMEKSVQEEDVSEIDSSGRVAKRLPEDANQDSVFEKKYTCESMKESTSGEVPRPCLFQEGGFGEITFIHKEASPETISQEYDFERSLLLTSSFVTHLRVSTEESLHQWETSSIHTDEISDQSKCPALSTQKKSWECNECGKTFTQSSSLTQHQRTHTGERPYACEECGKAFSRSSFLVQHQRIHTGVKPYGCEQCGKTFRCRSFLTQHQRIHTGEKPYKCNECGNSFRNHSHLTEHQRIHTGEKPYKCNRCGKAFNQNTHLIHHQRIHTGEKPYLCNECGSSFRKHSNLTQHQRIHTGEKPHKCDECGKTFQTKANLSQHQRIHTGEKPYKCKECGKAFCQSPSLIKHQRIHTGEKPYKCKECGKAFTQSTPLTKHQRIHTGERPYKCSECGKAFIQSICLIRHQRSHTGEKPYKCNECGKGFNQNTCLTQHMRIHTGEKPYKCKECGKAFAHSSSLTEHHRTHTGEKLYKCSECEKTFRKYAHLSEHYRIHTGEKPYECIECGKFFRHSSVLFRHQKLHNGE; from the exons atgttgaataTGCAAGGAGCTGAAGAGAGAGCGGTTGGAAGAGAGGTTTGTCCAG GTTTGATGGAAAAATCTGTTCAAGAGGAGGATGTCTCTGAAATTGATTCATCAGGGAGAGTAGCAAAGAGATTACCAGAGGATGCAAACCAGGattctgtatttgaaaaaaaatacacatgcgAAAGCATGAAGGAAAGCACTTCTGGAGAGGTTCCCAGACCATGCCTTTTCCAGGAAGGAGGTTTTGGGGAAATAACTTTCATCCACAAGGAAGCATCTCCTGAAACAATTAGCCAAGAATATGATTTTGAGAGAAGCTTGCTCTTGACCTCCAGCTTTGTTACACATCTCAGGGTTTCTACAGAAGAGAGCCTACATCAGTGGGAGACAAGTAGTATACACACTGATGAGATTTCAGACCAAAGTAAATGCCCAGCTCTCTCTACTCAGAAAAAGTCTTGggaatgtaatgaatgtggaaaaACTTTTACTCAGAGCTCATCCCTTACCCAACATCAGAGGACTCATACTGGAGAGAGACCCTATGCATGTgaggaatgtgggaaagcctttagtCGCAGTTCCTTCCTCGTTCAGCATCAAAGAATTCACACCGGAGTAAAACCATATGGGTGTGAGCAGTGTGGGAAAACATTTCGATGTCGATCATTTCttactcagcatcagagaatccatactggggagaaaccttataaatgtaaCGAATGTGGGAATTCCTTCCGCAATCATTCACATCTCACtgaacatcagagaattcacactggagagaaaccgtACAAATGTAATAGATGTGGGAAGGCATTCAATCAGAACACACACCTCATTCATCATCAGAGGATTCACACTGGTGAGAAACCTTATTTATGCAATGAATGTGGCTCTTCTTTTCGCAAACATTCAAATCTCACacaacatcagagaattcacactgggGAAAAACCCCATAAATGTGATGAATGTGGGAAAACTTTCCAAACAAAGGCAAACCTCTCTcagcatcagagaattcatactggagagaaaccttataaatgtaaGGAGTGTGGCAAAGCCTTTTGTCAGAGCCCATCCCTTATCAAAcaccagagaattcatactggagaaaaaccctataaatgtaaggaatgtggcaaAGCTTTTACTCAGAGTACCCCACTCACTaagcatcagagaattcatacaggaGAGAGACCCTACAAATGCAGTGAATGTGGTAAGGCCTTCATTCAGAGCATTTGCCTTATTCGGCATCAGAGAAgtcacactggagaaaaaccctaTAAATGCAATGAATGTGGGAAGGGCTTTAATCAGAATACCTGCCTCACTCAGCATatgagaattcatactggagagaaaccctataaatgtaaagaatgtgggaaggcctttgcCCATAGTTCATCTCTTACTGAACATCACAGAACTCACACTGGTGAGAAGCTCTATAAATGTAGTGAATGTGAGAAAACTTTCCGCAAGTATGCACACCTTAGTGAACATTACAGGATTCATACTGGTGAGAAGCCTTACGAATGCATTGAATGTGGAAAATTCTTCAGACATAGTTCAGTCCTTTTCAGACACCAGAAACTTCACAATGGTGAATAA
- the ZNF502 gene encoding zinc finger protein 502 isoform X2 codes for MEKSVQEEDVSEIDSSGRVAKRLPEDANQDSVFEKKYTCESMKESTSGEVPRPCLFQEGGFGEITFIHKEASPETISQEYDFERSLLLTSSFVTHLRVSTEESLHQWETSSIHTDEISDQSKCPALSTQKKSWECNECGKTFTQSSSLTQHQRTHTGERPYACEECGKAFSRSSFLVQHQRIHTGVKPYGCEQCGKTFRCRSFLTQHQRIHTGEKPYKCNECGNSFRNHSHLTEHQRIHTGEKPYKCNRCGKAFNQNTHLIHHQRIHTGEKPYLCNECGSSFRKHSNLTQHQRIHTGEKPHKCDECGKTFQTKANLSQHQRIHTGEKPYKCKECGKAFCQSPSLIKHQRIHTGEKPYKCKECGKAFTQSTPLTKHQRIHTGERPYKCSECGKAFIQSICLIRHQRSHTGEKPYKCNECGKGFNQNTCLTQHMRIHTGEKPYKCKECGKAFAHSSSLTEHHRTHTGEKLYKCSECEKTFRKYAHLSEHYRIHTGEKPYECIECGKFFRHSSVLFRHQKLHNGE; via the coding sequence ATGGAAAAATCTGTTCAAGAGGAGGATGTCTCTGAAATTGATTCATCAGGGAGAGTAGCAAAGAGATTACCAGAGGATGCAAACCAGGattctgtatttgaaaaaaaatacacatgcgAAAGCATGAAGGAAAGCACTTCTGGAGAGGTTCCCAGACCATGCCTTTTCCAGGAAGGAGGTTTTGGGGAAATAACTTTCATCCACAAGGAAGCATCTCCTGAAACAATTAGCCAAGAATATGATTTTGAGAGAAGCTTGCTCTTGACCTCCAGCTTTGTTACACATCTCAGGGTTTCTACAGAAGAGAGCCTACATCAGTGGGAGACAAGTAGTATACACACTGATGAGATTTCAGACCAAAGTAAATGCCCAGCTCTCTCTACTCAGAAAAAGTCTTGggaatgtaatgaatgtggaaaaACTTTTACTCAGAGCTCATCCCTTACCCAACATCAGAGGACTCATACTGGAGAGAGACCCTATGCATGTgaggaatgtgggaaagcctttagtCGCAGTTCCTTCCTCGTTCAGCATCAAAGAATTCACACCGGAGTAAAACCATATGGGTGTGAGCAGTGTGGGAAAACATTTCGATGTCGATCATTTCttactcagcatcagagaatccatactggggagaaaccttataaatgtaaCGAATGTGGGAATTCCTTCCGCAATCATTCACATCTCACtgaacatcagagaattcacactggagagaaaccgtACAAATGTAATAGATGTGGGAAGGCATTCAATCAGAACACACACCTCATTCATCATCAGAGGATTCACACTGGTGAGAAACCTTATTTATGCAATGAATGTGGCTCTTCTTTTCGCAAACATTCAAATCTCACacaacatcagagaattcacactgggGAAAAACCCCATAAATGTGATGAATGTGGGAAAACTTTCCAAACAAAGGCAAACCTCTCTcagcatcagagaattcatactggagagaaaccttataaatgtaaGGAGTGTGGCAAAGCCTTTTGTCAGAGCCCATCCCTTATCAAAcaccagagaattcatactggagaaaaaccctataaatgtaaggaatgtggcaaAGCTTTTACTCAGAGTACCCCACTCACTaagcatcagagaattcatacaggaGAGAGACCCTACAAATGCAGTGAATGTGGTAAGGCCTTCATTCAGAGCATTTGCCTTATTCGGCATCAGAGAAgtcacactggagaaaaaccctaTAAATGCAATGAATGTGGGAAGGGCTTTAATCAGAATACCTGCCTCACTCAGCATatgagaattcatactggagagaaaccctataaatgtaaagaatgtgggaaggcctttgcCCATAGTTCATCTCTTACTGAACATCACAGAACTCACACTGGTGAGAAGCTCTATAAATGTAGTGAATGTGAGAAAACTTTCCGCAAGTATGCACACCTTAGTGAACATTACAGGATTCATACTGGTGAGAAGCCTTACGAATGCATTGAATGTGGAAAATTCTTCAGACATAGTTCAGTCCTTTTCAGACACCAGAAACTTCACAATGGTGAATAA